A single region of the Plantactinospora soyae genome encodes:
- a CDS encoding extracellular solute-binding protein has translation MTSSSSIGRRQFLTGALGTAAAVATPGLLAGCGGGGGPTGGGNNQASGSVRLPNYTPYTGVTPDLRGNPQGLLDAFLKYPEPAVRATNAAPGDGGPVSAFVLTNSPVPPALGQNPFWQELNKRLGADLRLTIVPSADMPTKFATLVAGDDLPDLIVPALFTPNGLPAGTANLPAWLAAKCQDLTPYLSGDAVNDYPFLANLPADAWRDCRYNGGIYGLPVPRGVGGTLMMRRDDVFKQLGVDPQPGSFAEFRELCRKVTDARANRWALASSPLDFIRQMLGNPWRWRLEGGQLVSAYEGEEYKQALADATQLVKDGVVHPDSFSNNAPLKKWFNSGSALLITDRYTAWPQFFAENVAGPTFEIGGMRPPVHGGGGFAATWQAQATNNFTAFKKADEGRIRALLKVCNWLAAPFGTEEWLLRRYGVAGKHYNMRGGGPTLTQAGVSQTVLGVRYIVDAPDVIFVPGEAEATRKSYEYQASIIPTAIKDPTLGVFSDTWSRKSGQLGTIVNDANHDILSGRKPVSAWDDIVKQWRNTGGDQCRTEFEDGIKNSGD, from the coding sequence ATGACCAGTTCTTCGTCGATCGGCCGCCGGCAATTCCTCACCGGTGCGCTCGGCACCGCCGCCGCGGTCGCCACCCCGGGCCTGCTCGCCGGCTGCGGTGGCGGCGGCGGTCCCACCGGCGGCGGAAACAACCAGGCCAGCGGCTCGGTCCGGCTGCCGAACTACACCCCGTACACCGGGGTCACCCCGGACCTGCGGGGCAACCCGCAGGGCCTGTTGGACGCCTTCCTCAAATACCCCGAGCCGGCCGTCCGCGCGACCAACGCCGCGCCCGGCGACGGTGGTCCGGTCTCCGCCTTCGTGCTCACCAACTCCCCGGTACCGCCCGCGCTCGGGCAGAACCCGTTCTGGCAGGAGTTGAACAAGCGGCTCGGTGCCGACCTGCGACTGACCATCGTGCCCAGCGCCGACATGCCGACCAAGTTCGCCACCCTGGTCGCCGGGGACGACCTGCCCGACCTCATCGTGCCGGCGCTGTTCACCCCCAACGGCCTGCCGGCCGGCACCGCCAACCTGCCGGCCTGGCTCGCCGCCAAGTGCCAGGACCTCACCCCGTACCTGTCCGGCGACGCGGTCAACGACTACCCGTTCCTGGCCAACCTCCCGGCCGACGCCTGGCGGGACTGCCGCTACAACGGCGGCATCTACGGCCTGCCGGTCCCGCGTGGCGTCGGCGGCACCCTGATGATGCGCCGCGACGACGTCTTCAAGCAGCTCGGCGTCGATCCTCAACCAGGCAGCTTCGCGGAGTTCCGGGAGCTCTGCCGGAAGGTCACCGACGCCCGGGCGAACCGCTGGGCGCTCGCCTCGTCGCCGCTGGACTTCATCCGGCAGATGCTCGGCAACCCGTGGCGGTGGAGGCTCGAGGGCGGCCAACTGGTCAGCGCGTACGAGGGCGAGGAGTACAAGCAGGCACTCGCCGACGCGACCCAGTTGGTCAAGGACGGCGTGGTCCATCCGGACAGCTTCAGCAACAACGCGCCGCTCAAGAAGTGGTTCAACTCCGGCAGCGCCCTGCTGATCACCGACCGGTACACCGCCTGGCCGCAGTTCTTCGCCGAGAACGTCGCCGGGCCGACGTTCGAGATCGGCGGCATGCGTCCGCCGGTGCACGGCGGTGGAGGCTTCGCCGCCACCTGGCAGGCCCAGGCGACCAACAACTTCACCGCCTTCAAGAAGGCCGACGAGGGTCGGATCCGGGCGCTGCTCAAGGTCTGCAACTGGCTGGCGGCTCCGTTCGGCACCGAGGAGTGGCTGCTGCGCCGGTACGGCGTCGCCGGGAAGCACTACAACATGCGCGGTGGCGGACCCACGTTGACCCAGGCCGGGGTCAGCCAGACGGTGCTCGGCGTCCGGTACATCGTGGACGCGCCCGACGTGATCTTCGTACCGGGCGAGGCCGAGGCGACCCGGAAGTCGTACGAGTACCAGGCGTCGATCATCCCGACAGCGATCAAGGACCCCACCCTCGGCGTCTTCTCCGACACCTGGTCCCGCAAGTCCGGCCAGCTCGGCACGATCGTCAACGACGCGAACCACGACATCCTCAGTGGCCGCAAACCCGTCTCGGCCTGGGACGACATCGTCAAGCAGTGGCGGAACACCGGCGGCGACCAGTGCCGTACCGAGTTCGAGGACGGGATCAAGAACAGCGGCGACTAG
- a CDS encoding carbohydrate ABC transporter permease — MSSRTTIAGVTVASKPVRALKGVILAACCAAVIVPFVGIVSTSLSTREQITRDGGFVLLPDQVSFAAYQAILSGGVVTRATLVSLFITIAGTTLSMATTILLAYGLSRPRSVAHRPVLMIVLFALLFTPGIIPSYLVVKNLGLLDTYWALILPVAVNAFNVIILRAFFMELPRELIESARIDGAGDVAILFRIILPLSKAVLAVIGLFYAVAYWNAFFSALLYLNDTAKWPLQLVLRTYVINQTQIGVDQLGAAGVALPPQEAIQMAILVLSIVPILVVYPFVQRHFTKGVLIGAVKG, encoded by the coding sequence ATGAGCAGCCGAACCACCATCGCCGGGGTCACGGTCGCCTCGAAACCGGTACGCGCGCTGAAGGGCGTCATCCTCGCCGCCTGCTGTGCCGCCGTGATCGTGCCGTTCGTCGGGATCGTCTCCACCAGCCTCTCGACCCGGGAGCAGATCACCCGCGACGGCGGCTTCGTGCTTCTGCCCGACCAGGTCAGCTTCGCCGCGTACCAGGCGATTCTCTCCGGTGGCGTGGTGACCCGGGCGACGTTGGTCAGCCTCTTCATCACCATCGCCGGTACGACGTTGAGCATGGCCACCACCATCCTGCTGGCGTACGGGCTCAGTCGACCCAGGTCGGTCGCGCACCGGCCGGTGCTGATGATCGTCCTGTTCGCACTGCTCTTCACGCCGGGCATCATCCCCAGCTATCTCGTGGTGAAGAATCTCGGCCTGCTCGACACGTACTGGGCGCTGATTCTGCCGGTCGCGGTCAACGCATTCAACGTGATCATCCTGCGCGCGTTCTTCATGGAGCTGCCGAGGGAGTTGATCGAGAGTGCCCGGATCGACGGCGCCGGAGATGTCGCTATCCTGTTCCGGATCATCCTGCCGCTGAGCAAGGCCGTCCTCGCGGTCATCGGCCTGTTCTACGCGGTGGCGTACTGGAACGCGTTCTTCAGCGCCCTGCTCTACCTCAACGACACGGCCAAGTGGCCGTTGCAACTTGTGTTACGCACGTACGTGATCAACCAGACGCAGATCGGTGTCGACCAGCTCGGTGCCGCCGGCGTCGCACTGCCGCCCCAGGAGGCGATCCAGATGGCCATCCTGGTGCTCTCCATCGTCCCGATCCTCGTCGTCTACCCCTTCGTACAACGGCACTTCACGAAGGGCGTGCTGATCGGCGCGGTCAAGGGCTGA
- a CDS encoding ABC transporter permease: MSRLTWWDRVRRDRILLLAAVPGVALLLIFHYLPWLGNVIAFKDYQPYIGIFDSPWTGFANFRVIVNGDPAFLNALTNTLIITLLQVLIVFPAPIALALLLDSLMSERLKRAVQSILYLPHFLSWVIVVAIFMQLLGDGGLLNNFLREHDLGTVSIISNPDAFLALVTGQVLWKDAGWATILFLAALSRIDPTLYEASAVDGASRWRQLWHITLPGLRSLIVLLLILRLGDALTVGFEQIVLQQQAVGADASEVLDTYVYNNGILAGDWGVSAAVGLVKGVIGLLLVLGANKLAHRFGEQGVYQR; this comes from the coding sequence GTGAGCCGGTTGACGTGGTGGGATCGGGTACGGCGGGACCGGATCCTGCTGCTGGCCGCAGTGCCCGGCGTGGCACTCCTACTGATATTCCACTACCTGCCCTGGCTGGGCAATGTCATCGCCTTCAAGGACTACCAGCCGTACATCGGGATCTTCGACAGCCCCTGGACCGGCTTCGCCAACTTCCGGGTCATCGTCAACGGAGATCCCGCGTTCCTCAACGCACTGACCAACACGCTGATCATCACCCTGCTCCAGGTGCTGATCGTCTTTCCCGCCCCGATCGCCCTGGCCCTGCTGCTGGACAGTCTGATGTCCGAACGGCTCAAGCGGGCCGTACAGAGCATCCTCTACCTGCCGCACTTCCTGTCCTGGGTGATCGTGGTCGCGATCTTCATGCAGTTGCTCGGCGACGGCGGCCTGCTCAACAACTTCCTCCGGGAGCACGACCTCGGCACCGTCAGCATCATCAGCAACCCCGACGCCTTCCTCGCGCTGGTCACCGGGCAGGTGCTGTGGAAGGACGCCGGTTGGGCGACCATTCTCTTCCTGGCCGCGCTCTCCCGGATCGATCCGACCCTCTACGAGGCCTCGGCGGTCGACGGGGCCAGCCGCTGGCGGCAACTGTGGCACATCACCCTGCCCGGACTGCGCAGCCTGATCGTGCTGCTGCTGATCCTGCGGCTCGGCGACGCGCTGACCGTCGGGTTCGAACAGATCGTGCTCCAGCAGCAGGCGGTCGGCGCCGACGCGAGCGAGGTGCTCGACACGTACGTCTACAACAACGGCATCCTCGCCGGTGACTGGGGAGTCAGCGCCGCCGTCGGACTGGTCAAGGGCGTCATCGGGCTGCTGCTCGTGCTCGGCGCCAACAAACTGGCGCACCGGTTCGGAGAGCAGGGGGTCTACCAGAGATGA